The following proteins are encoded in a genomic region of Bacillus sp. FJAT-22090:
- a CDS encoding FUSC family protein — protein sequence MKLGARVFKTGVAIVFSLFIADLLQLPSPVFAGIAAIFAVQPSIYRSYLTVIEQIQSNLIGAAIAVIFALVFGNHFIAVGFAAIFAIMIMLKFKLEKTISLALVTVIAIMEVQSDDFLTFALIRFLTILVGVVSAFVVNLIFIPPKFETKLFNAIHYTQDEIIRWIRIAVRHASDHSSTKQAINQIQDRLTRIDQIYSFFKEERGYSKKATYTKGRKLVIYRELISVSYKSLDVLKRLHLHENELLELPEHFRMMIKERLDSLLTYHEQLHLKFIGKLKPEHIEWNGSQAFIQRQEVMDIFVQQIAVTKIEEEFSTYHLLHILSNILKYEEQLEHIDTLITSYQNYHSSELTVQIEETPY from the coding sequence ATGAAATTAGGAGCTCGCGTATTCAAAACTGGAGTAGCGATTGTTTTTTCATTATTCATCGCAGATTTACTCCAGCTTCCTAGCCCTGTTTTTGCGGGAATAGCTGCGATATTTGCAGTTCAACCTTCAATATATAGATCCTATTTGACTGTTATTGAACAAATACAATCGAATTTAATCGGAGCTGCAATAGCCGTTATTTTCGCCTTAGTATTTGGAAATCACTTTATTGCAGTCGGTTTTGCTGCAATATTTGCTATTATGATTATGCTGAAGTTTAAACTTGAAAAAACAATTTCTTTAGCTCTCGTAACCGTTATTGCGATAATGGAAGTTCAAAGTGATGACTTTTTAACATTTGCTTTAATACGATTTTTAACAATTCTTGTCGGAGTCGTATCTGCATTTGTGGTGAATTTAATATTTATACCTCCTAAATTCGAAACGAAATTGTTTAATGCCATTCACTATACGCAAGATGAGATTATACGATGGATACGAATTGCTGTAAGACATGCGTCCGATCATAGCTCTACAAAACAAGCAATTAATCAAATACAAGATCGATTAACTCGTATAGATCAGATCTATTCATTTTTTAAAGAAGAACGTGGCTATTCTAAAAAAGCAACATATACAAAAGGAAGAAAATTAGTTATCTATAGAGAACTAATCTCCGTTTCCTATAAAAGCTTGGATGTCTTAAAAAGACTTCATCTCCATGAGAACGAGTTATTAGAACTTCCCGAACATTTTCGAATGATGATCAAGGAACGTTTAGATTCTCTCCTAACTTATCATGAACAGCTTCATTTGAAGTTTATAGGGAAGTTAAAACCAGAGCATATAGAATGGAACGGTTCACAAGCGTTCATTCAAAGACAAGAAGTTATGGATATTTTTGTCCAACAAATTGCTGTTACTAAAATTGAAGAGGAATTTTCAACTTATCACTTACTTCATATATTATCCAATATTTTAAAATATGAAGAGCAATTAGAACACATCGATACACTAATTACTTCGTATCAAAACTATCACAGCTCTGAACTTACTGTTCAAATAGAAGAAACACCATATTAA